The DNA window TTGAGCTTCCTGCTTTGCACTTTGTTTCATCCACAGGGCAGCCAATGAATTTTGTCCCTTTCTTTTAGGAGAAGTGTTCTAGCTTCAATTAACAAAATACAAATCAACACAAAGAGGGGGAAGAATGGGCGGGAGAAGGTGGAGGGGGagcaaaaagagaagaaaaagctcttGCACAATaaggctgggggggggaaaggggctTGTTTCTCCGAGGTGACATCCTAATCTCATTTTTCCCAGTTAATGTGGTAGCCAGAAGGCTGGGGAAGGGCCAGGCAGGGAGCGTGCCCCAGCAACGTGACCGCATTGGGAACGTTTGGCCGTTTTCCTTGGATGGCTCGGATTAGGGTTGTTGATCCTCAAGCAGCCGGATGCATCCCAAGGCACCTGTGCCCCACTCTGCGTCCAGCCCAGCTTCCCGGGGGGCAGACAGCGCGAGGACCCCTCACAAGTGCCTCCATCTCCACGCTTTCTTCCCGTGGCCCTTTACCATGATCATATATTTCCCAGCCCTGAGCGCTTGACTGACACTCGGGCTATTATCCGGGGAGATAGATTGTTTGGCCTGAAGATGCATTGTTTGGGCTCCTCATAAAAGAAACAAGTTAAATGCTGCAGCTACCACACACCAAAATGACTCCTTCTGGCCATAAAACCAGTGGGACAAGGAAGTGGTTGTAGGAGTCAAACATAATTGATGCTCAGAAAGATGTTATAAATAATCTGCGCCGAGTCCTCTCTCATGTGCCTCAAAACCACAGAAAgtggagctggggagggggggattCTCTTCCCTCTTTATCTCCCCTTGAATTCAAGAGCATAATACACCGTGAGCACCAATAATTGATGTATGTTATAATTCTTCATTACCCTATCAGTAGTCTGGGAAAacgggaagaaaagaaaatgccagaAAGTTATGGTAAAACTTAAGATGCGACAGAAGTAGCTTTCTTTGCTCATGCTGTGAGTGTTTGAATAAGAAGAATGTCCCTGCACTGTAACAAGCTAAAAGAATGAGGAAGACAAAGGATTTCACGAAAAAGGTTTAGATAGAAGACAAGGCAAGTGAAActgaaaggaaggggaaaaaacccattTACAATGGAACAATGCGTGTACTAATCGCTTTGATATATTATACAAACCCAAAGACCCAAAACATTGTGTAATTATTTATAAATGACTTCTCCACTCCTGTGTATAATACCgcagaaagaataaaactgcAGGCTACTCTCTAAACTATTTCTAAATAGACCTGGCtcaaaaggaagcagaagtgtttgaaaaaaacataattaatGGTTGATTTTATGGTTGtctcattaaaacattttaattacaacaaacaaaatacatttgtgCTTGCGGGGAACAATCGGTTACCTACTCgccccccttccccttccaaaaagaaggaaaacgtTGCATCAAACGTTTAAAACCTGGAAATGAAACATTCGCACTATTTTTACAGAGCCCATGGGAGGGGTTGAGCCCTGGCCATGGCTCCCAGGCACTTGTGTGGGATTTCAGAGTGGATTTGGCTCCGTTAGACCAGGACCCTCCTTGGAACTTGGGGATGCTCCCAGCGATGCCCCCATGCTCCCCTCCTGGCATGTGGCCTGAAGCCTCATACTGGCCACAGGCAGGTAGGGGATAGGCCATATCCTCTATAGATGAAGCCATTGTGCTTCTCCCAAGGCATTTCCCCACGGTCTCCATGCTGGCTGAGATCTCTTTCAAACATGGGACTTCCAGGGCTGTCCATCAGTGAGCAACCGAGGAGTGAACCCCTGAACCCTCCGGTAACCTCGAGCTGAGAGCTGTAAACTGCCTCTGCTCAGGCCACGGGTCCCAGGAGTGTGGCACCGTCTGTCCATCCATACACTCACAGCCCTTGCCTTGTCCCCAGCCCAGGATGGGCAAGCTCTGCACCGTGCCCATGCAAGCACAGGGACAAGCTGCCAGCAAGCCACCTTCTGGTTTTCCATCTATTTTTATCAGTCCTGCTGCATCGACCTGGGGTGAGCATCGACCTTTCCTCCTGCAAGGCATTGGGTCAAGCTCTCTGCTCTCACGGTGATGGCTTGGCCACCAGCCACACTGCCTCCCCAGATTCAGTTCCCCAAGCAGTGATGCTTATTTACTCTGGCCATGCTTTCAAACAGCAAGGGAGCAAAAAAGCAGTATTCTCCTGGTTGGTATGTTGTTTTGACACCCATCCCAACATTAGTTTGAGCTCCTGCGTGCTAATGTAACAAAACACAGAGTTTGGTGAGTTGTATTGACCTGCAGCTTAAGCcttgaaaaataatgaagtatATCTAGCTTCTCTGAAGCATCTTCCAACTGCACGACCGGTTCTACTGTGAACCTCTCACCTCCATGCCTGGGGAGAGAAGTGGTGCCAACACTGCTCCAATGATCAGAATTCCGGTCAGTTTTGACACGTGAGGCTGATTTCTAATGTAGAGATTTATTCACCTTTTCAAGGTACAATAAACCCCTACCAGGGAATGGCATCTTCTCATGGACCACCTTCTTCCTTACTGGAAATGGAATTCCAGAGAGCAATGCTGAGCACTGACAGCCTTCGCTGTGAGTACTGCTGGCACCTGGGAGCCTTGTGGCAGCTTTCCTCCAACAGCCTTTCCTCCACCTTTATTCACTGATCCCTCTTTCTGGAGCCAAGCCATGAGCAGGACCCAAGGCATGATGTCCCAACACAAGGGCACAGGAGCCAGCTTCATGCTTGAGGCCCCACCAAGGCTCAGGAGATAAATGCACTGCAGGGAAACATGCCCACCGTAGCTCGCTGTGATTTCAGATGAGCAGTTGGTCATCCAAGGTAGTGAAGGGTGGGCAGACCCGGGTGtgcttttacattttccatagtcaaaaatgccatttgaatcattttccctcttctttttcattttcaagctCTATGAGGTGTCTCAAAGCAAATGGGATTTACGGCAAGCTTCCTTAGGGCTCAGAATGAAACTAATCACTCCCACGAGCCCATCTGAGCCTAGCCGCACTTACACCAAGCTTTAGATTCTAATATCAAAGGCTGAAAATCAGACTGAGGCAGCAGTGAGATGCTGGGAACGCATTCTGTGGTCCTGGAAATCAAAGGTCCTGTTTCATTTTGggaattctttcttttcccaaccCTAGAAAAGTTCACAGAACTTCTGCAGCTGACTCCCATAGGAGCAGGCCCATAAGGTGTAAGAGCTATTATCTGTGCTGGCTGAATAATTTATCTGCAAAATTAGTAGACTGCCTGCGATAGAACGGGTTGAATTATTCATCGGGAATAAATTATCCGAGATATTTAGCACTTCTTTCTGTTTGCGAAGGCTTCCTGAAACAATTCTGGTTCCGTGAATGCATTCGTTATTCATAAGTACGCAGTGAATAGATTATGCAAACAAATTTCAGCCTATGGGTTGTTTGTGAAACAGTCACTTCAGCTCCGGCTATTCATGGCTGTGACTGATCACAGAGACACATGGtgctctctcccctccttgATTGGAGCACAAACTTTTAAAACAAGAGAATAACAAATGACAAAGTGCAAATGATGGATAAGGACTAATGAATAATGCGCTTTCACTGCAAACCTGCAGACAAGTGACCGGTTGTGCCAAAGTCTGTGAAACTCGGGGGAATcataaacattttaatgaataaaCTATTGACTGCTCAAAGACACCTCCACAAAAGGCAATAAAAGTGCTGCAGACGACACCAGAGTTTATAGCACCATATCCAAAGTGCACGGTGACAGAAGTTTAACACTTTTTGCCATATGCTTCCACAACCTTTACGTTTTGGTGCCTTCTGACTTTCTCCTGGTTCATGTTGGATACTCCACTGCTGATATCTGCCTGCTGACCGGCCGAGGCCTCTAACCTTGCCATCACTTAAGGACATGAGTAACTCAGTGAAGTGGAACTACTTAGCACAGAGAGTCATTTATGTATGCATGGGCCCTAAAAACATCAGCCTGATTGCAGGTCTGGTGATGGAGAGAGCTCAGTCCCTCGTGCCCAACAGCCCAGACCCATTAGGTGCTTATACTGCACATCCAGGCTCTGGAGCTGCATAAAGGTGTTAAAACACACTAAGTGAGCTGAGGCTGGAAGATTGTTTCTGGTTTGAGACTCGTTAATATTCATCACACAGAGCTCGCAGGATTGCTCACTTCTGTGCCATCTTCCTGGCACGCAGGAGGTTGGTCGGGGACGTTTGCTGGTGTCAGGGATCATCCTGAAGTGAGGAAGgtggaaagcagaaggaataaTGCTGATCCCAAACTCGTGTCTTGGGTTAAAGACTGGTTGTTATGAACTTAAAACACAGAGATGCATGCAATAACTTCCACTGTTGCTTTTCCCTGTTTACCAAAGGCATAGGAGGAAATCACAGGTGAGGGAATGAATCTACATTTGATGCAAGGGGAAATCATATAAACACATGTGAGTTCAGGTatagaagtgtaaaaatggctaTTGATGGATGATGACACTGAAAACCTTTCAGAGAGGCAAGTACTTGAGTGCTGACAATGGGGCACTTACAGCACTGACAGTGGGATGCTGGAAGTGTCAGGATGAGGAAACTTTTTAGCCACGTATGAAACCGTGGCTTCCCGAAGAGCTAAACAGTGATACCTGGGCACTTTGTGGGGATtagcagagggaaggagaacTTCACAATGAGAACAGCACGGTTCTTTGTTTTTATCCGGAGATGAAGAGTTGCAGATATACATTCACACCACTGAAGTTTGCAAAAGGAGTGTAAATTGcgatttttagcttttctgaaCACCTGCAAAACCCTTTCCAAAGTGAAGCACCCGAAAGCCAAAGCAGGTGTAAACACTCCCCTCTGAAACACCGGAGGGAGAAGACCTGTTACTTAAAGTTTGATCACTTCAGACCATATCCACTTTGACGGAGGATGCCCAGAACAAACTGCAAGGTGCAAAGAGAACCCGAAGAAATCTTGCACCAGGTTCTGGCTGCGGGACAAAATACGAGTCGTCCTTTTAAGTCCATGCCAAGTGCTTGTGGTCAGCCCAGGATAACTGCTATGGTTAGCGCAGACCAACCCCTTGTGGTTAGTCCGGGCTAACCCAGTGACCCCTCCACCTCCGCGCCCAGCaccgacccccccccccgccgcccggCTTTGTCCGATCACCGCCGTTCCTCTCCGCTCCCGCACACGGGGACAAAAGCGCGGGGAGGGGGGTCGGGGTGTCCCCCTCCTCctgagacccccccccccccctcgcATCCCCCGGGGCCGCGGCAGATGCGCGGCTGGCCGCGGTAATTGCGGGCACGCTCCGGAGGGCGCGGCGCACGGGGCCGACCTGCCGCCTCGGCGCGGCCCCGCGGGGCGGCCACGGGGCCATTGTCCGCCCGGCGCTATAAGTACGGGCGGCAGCGCCGTCGTGTGCCAAAGCCGCCGCTCACACGAGCGGATCGCAGCCCGCAGCACTTCAAAGACAAGAGCGGTCGCGtgtcccccccgccccgcctccCCCGGCGCTCGCtgggcttttctttcctctttatctttcttttttgctttcccgCAGCCGCGGAGGCGCGGGGCCCGCGCTGCCTCCCCCCGCAGCGCCAGCCTTCGCCGGTTTTGCCTCTCCCATCTCTATATTTTTATACCGTTATTTGCTGTCACTGCATCCCCGGGAGTGCCTTTCCATGTGAGTACGGGAGCGCCGGCACCTGCGCGGCGCGGTCCCGCCGTGCCAAGCACCGCCACCCCCAGTAGTTATTTCTCTATTTTACCCCTTCTCCCCACACCCCTTCCCCGGCCGCTTCGCACCTTTCCCTTCTTTACTCCCCCCGCCTTCCGCCCCGTCCCGCGCAGTGACGGCAGCTCCATGTTCTCTCCCGCAGGATGCCCGCGGACGCGGCCAGCAGCGGAGCGGAACCTCCGCGGgaacggcggcggcggcgcgggcgTGCGCGGGCGCGCACCGAAGCGTTGCTGCACACGCTGAAGCGCAGCCGGCGGGTGAAGGCCAACGACCGCGAGCGGAACCGCATGCACCACCTCAACGCCGCCCTGGATGAGCTCCGCAGCGTCCTGCCCACCTTCCCCGACGACACCAAGCTCACCAAGATCGAGACCCTGCGCTTCGCCTACAACTACATCTGGGCCCTCTCCGAGACCCTCCGCCTGGCCGAGCAGTGCCTCCCGCAGCCCCCCGCCTTCCGCGGGGCCGCCGCGCCCCCCAGCCCCGGCAGCGACGCCGGTTCCTGGCTGTCCAGCGCCTCCCCGTCCGCCCCTTCGCTCTGCGCCTCCGCCTCCGGCCCCAGCAGCCCCGCCACCTCCGAGGACTGCGCTTACGCGCCCGCTGACGCCCTGCGCGGCTTCTGCGGGCTGCCCGCGGCCCCCGGCGCTCCCTGCCGCTAGGGCCGCCCGGTTCTCCCCTCCCGAGGGCTGCGGGTGATGGATAAGGGAGGAGGGGTCTCCCTCCGCTGCACTTTCCACCACcctcccctctccatccctaTCCCCCCCGACCCCCGCCTCGCCTCCCGTGCGCCTCCGAAAACCGGGATGAAAAGCGACAGATTTGCTGCCGCAGACGAGGTGAAAAGTCAATTTTACAATTTGTAGCTCTCCGGCGAAGAAAAACGAGCATGAAAATTTGGTTTGAACGCCCTGACAATGCCATGAAAAGGCTTAAGGGGCCGATGCGGCCCGGGGCGCAGCGCGGGGCTCAGCGCATCCCACACACCCCCCTCTTTTCCCCTGCCCGCACCCGGGGGCCCAGCACCGGCCTCGATGGgacccccccaacccctccccgCCCGCCGGACAAGCGGAGGGTCTCATGCATTATAGATGCTGACCCCCAGCGCGGCGGCCTTGCTTTAGAGCAGGAGCAGACACGGGGTATTCAGCGACCGGGCCAGATAGCGGTTTAATTTATTCAAGATGTTCTTTCAtatgaaaattgtatttttgtaCATAAAGAGCTTTATTCTATTATTATGCCTCTTATCAaagtgggggttttgttttgtttttaaaagaaattgtacTTTACCCtgtaaataaaagttttaaCGTTTGTACTGAATTTCAGCACTGCCTCTGCAGTTTTGTTTCCTAAGCCCACCAGAAGGGCTTTTGCTGGTCAGAAGGAGTCTGGGGTGGAAGGGAAGGGTTTGCCCCAGTATGAGCTGGTGTTTTGGACACCACACTGACCACAGACATGTGCAAACATCAGCTGGTCCTAAGTCTCATAGAGAAGGGATTTGACACCCGTGCAGGATGCACAGGCAGAGAGCAGTGCCAGTATTCAAGATTGCCCTTGCCACGGTTCATGAGAGGAAATGTTGGCGGGTTTGGGGCAAGGACAGGATGCTGGACCCTGGAACAGGGTGCAGAGCTCATAGCTTTGCCTAAACCTTCAGTGTTAGGGGAactcagctgccaggagctgccctTTTTCCTCAAGGCACACGGTGGGATGGAAGCTCTGCCCATTTGCTTCCAcgcagggagaggagaaagggtGGCCAGAGGCCTTGGCACCAGCCCTGTTACAGCTCTGGCCCTCAGCTAGAGATTGGGGGTGCCAAGAAAGGCCCTCGCCTCCACGGAATCTTCTCCACTGTTGGGAAACCCcaacctttcctttcccctgcatTTGTGTGCAATGGGGGAGCCCTCTGACCCCCCAAATCCTACCTTGCCGAAGGGCTTTTATTCTCTACATCTCCCCTCTTCAGCATTGCTCACTACTCCCATATTGCACTAGGCACACAGACACCCTTAAAAGTACCAGTTTTATCCTCTATGCCCTGTTTAATGGGGAGAATGAGGCAGTTCAGCTGTGGTGCTCCAGCTATCCCTAAAACACTGGTGAATCAGAGATGTATGGGCAGTTAATGTGGTATCTGTGGGGAAAGAAGGTGGATGCTTGGATATATGGTGCCATACAAGCCCAAATAAGCCAGCTTTAATACATCTCAGACGGGACACTGAATGAATCGGTTTCCATTATAATATGCCTCTGTAAAACTGGGGCACCACCATCCCCTCATATCATCAGTGAACGTAGTGATTTCACTAATCAGAGCTTCAGAACACTCAGATGCTCAGGGCTGCTGTAAAAGCTCAAGAAGAGATTCAGTCCTTAAGACACTATCATATACTGTgcagggaaaaaaggcagaCTGCAAACGCTGAAAGTGTTAGGCAAAGCCCTGAGAAGCTGTTCATCACACAGGCAAAATCTCTGCCTGAAAGTCAACCCTCCTGTGTAATGAAGAAAGTGGAGTTATTATCAAAACTGTAACATGGGATTAGATCACTGCCGCAAAAATTAGAAGGAAAGGGGGAGAATTAGGTTTGCACCTCAATATCAGCATTTTTGAGCGCCCAAATCTGCAGTCTTTCTATTTCCTTAACATAGTTTTCACATGCTTctctatacacacacacacctctgTGTCTCAGTAAGTCTAAATGCTGTGAAGGAAACGTCACTATCTGGAAACCCTAATAGCAGAGTAATTCTCATATTAATTAAAGACACCATCAACCAGTACAGGCCAGTTGCTTAATGGTGTCCTGttaaagaaaagagatttgTGAAATCTAATTCTGGCAGTAACAGGTCTTGATCTGTGACGCAGTGAAGCTTTGCTTGCACCTGCCCTTGAAAGCCAGGAGGTTTTGTATGGAGTAGCCTCCAGGGGCTGAAATTTAGTACAGTCCATGGAGACGGAAGGTCATCTAAAGTCACTGGGTCCCAAGACACTGGACTTCAAtctcaaagaagaaaacccccTCCAAACTTCAAAATATCCTCTATTCTTTTGTGTTTCCTTAGCTGCGAGCAGAGCTCTGTGGACATTATGCAGTCTATAAAGACCATACATCTATCAGGACGCAGTGTATGATGTTAATGTTCCTAAATGGGCAATGAAAGCTGCAAACTGCGTGAGGATACAATTAGATTCATACATTAACATGAGTCAGAGAACAGTTTTTCCCCCGAGCGGTGATAGGTTCAGACATAGTTGAACAAATCTGCCGCCGGGACAGATGGAATGCCTATATTCAGAGGCTGCAGGACCAACCTGCACCCCCGTTTACAACAAGGGggtctgtatttatttctgtcaaAAGAGTAGTTTGGTGAGTTGACAGGGagctggaacaggcttcccccACTGCAAGCAGGCAGCTTGTTCTAATTGCACTAAAATAATCTCTTAGCACTCAtacagggagggaaaaaaataggtgaCTGAAATGCTCGGATGGATTAAATCATTGGCAAATCTTTGGAAATACCACATGACAACATGGTAAAAGAGATCTATAAGCAGGCACCAATCCCAAGCCCACTGAAACCAGGGGTAAAACCcatttctgccttcagaaatAACGGAAATAAATAGATTTTTGAGTCTTGGCACTACGTTACATGCAtgtatatgcatttttttcatgtgtgctGATAGGTGCTGGTAATTCTTTATCCTTGCTGGAACCAAACAGCCACCTGCAGGGCATGCAAGCATTAGGGACCCTCTGCCAGGAGGCTCTGCAAGTCCTTAGGTCTCACTTAATTCCCCTTTAGTTAGGAGAGAAAGCCTGAGATGGCCCCATAGATAGGGCATCCCTGCTGGCTGGTAAATGGGCTTCCAGCACAGACTTTCTCAAAACACCTGAGTTTATCCCACTTTCTCTCTGCTGAGATTTACTGTGGAGAAACAAGAGCGTTACCAACTATAAGATGCTCATTGTGACAGGGCCCAAAGCATCCTCGCAGTACTGGAGCTACTTTGTTCCAGTACTTTCCATCTGATTTGAAGCTTTAGAGAATCTCTGTGAGTTACCTGTGCTCAAAAAGTGAGCAAATAGCTGCAAATCCAAAGCTCTGTACAGGCTTCAGTAACAAGCATTTTCTGCACTTCGAAGCCCTGTTGTGCTGTCGTCCCTGCTGGGGTGAGGCTCAGACAATGCTTGGGGTTTAGCTGCTAACAACAGCATCCTCAGAAGGATTTCCATTATTGGGTGTCAATCTGTTGTAGATTTTGATTTTACTCTGTACATGATCTGTAAAATACAGTCTGCACCACTACCTGTGAGCACATGAAACTGAATACTATAATTATACATCTCTGGGGCTCAAATGCCCCATTAAGGCTGATTTGTATAGTGGGGAGAGATTATCAGAACAGAAGCAGGTGAGGACTAATTTACAGGAGCTTTTTTAATGGTGATGCATGCAATTAAAAGACATCATCTGgaggggcagagctgctgaggaCCAAGCAGATTTACTGACAGTACCATCCGTGAGCACTGCAGGAGATGCCAAAATGCCGCATAAAATACTTCCAGCTGATACCTTGCTAAACACTTACAGTCTTCAAATGAAATTTCTTAATCTAGATTCGCAAGTTAACTGATTTGCTAAAACCAGTTTTATGCCCAGTAGCTTCGTGATGGTGCCCATGAACAACTAACACCTCTTCCTTCTTCA is part of the Lathamus discolor isolate bLatDis1 chromosome 10, bLatDis1.hap1, whole genome shotgun sequence genome and encodes:
- the NEUROG1 gene encoding neurogenin-1, with protein sequence MPADAASSGAEPPRERRRRRGRARARTEALLHTLKRSRRVKANDRERNRMHHLNAALDELRSVLPTFPDDTKLTKIETLRFAYNYIWALSETLRLAEQCLPQPPAFRGAAAPPSPGSDAGSWLSSASPSAPSLCASASGPSSPATSEDCAYAPADALRGFCGLPAAPGAPCR